A region from the Micrococcus cohnii genome encodes:
- a CDS encoding class II fumarate hydratase, whose product MTAQNTDSQTTGQQFRIEHDTMGEVKVPVDALYRAQTQRAVENFPISGKTLEPAHIHALAQVKKAAATANAELGVISQERADAIIAAADEVIAGKHDDHYPIDVFQTGSGTSSNMNTNEVLATLASRSLTESGSETEVHPNDHVNASQSSNDVFPTSVHVAVTGALVNDLIPAFEQLAASLEKKSQEFSSIVKSGRTHLMDATPVTLGQEFGGYAAQVRYGIERVQSCLPRVAEVPLGGTAVGTGINTPKGFSARVIELLAEETGLPITEARDHFEAQANRDGLVEASGQLRNIAYSLMKINNDLRWMGSGPNTGLGEIAIPDLQPGSSIMPGKVNPVICEAAIMVCAQVIGNDTTVSLSSTNGAFELNVGIPVMAANLLESIRLLANTSRVMAEKMIDGLTANEERCSFLAGASPSIVTPLNKVIGYEAAAKIAKHSVANKMTVREAVLNLGYVERGEITEEQLDKALDTMSMTHPE is encoded by the coding sequence ATGACCGCACAGAACACGGATTCGCAGACCACCGGGCAGCAGTTCCGCATCGAGCACGACACGATGGGTGAGGTGAAGGTGCCGGTCGACGCGCTGTACCGCGCCCAGACCCAGCGTGCCGTCGAGAACTTCCCGATCTCCGGCAAGACCCTCGAACCGGCGCACATCCACGCGCTGGCGCAGGTGAAGAAGGCCGCGGCCACGGCGAACGCCGAGCTCGGCGTGATCTCGCAGGAGCGGGCCGACGCGATCATCGCCGCCGCCGACGAGGTCATCGCCGGCAAGCACGACGACCACTACCCGATCGATGTGTTCCAGACCGGTTCGGGCACCTCGTCGAACATGAACACCAACGAGGTGCTCGCGACGCTGGCGTCCCGCTCGCTCACAGAGTCCGGCTCCGAGACCGAGGTGCACCCCAACGACCACGTGAACGCCTCGCAGTCCTCGAACGACGTGTTCCCCACGTCCGTCCATGTCGCCGTGACCGGTGCGCTGGTGAACGACCTGATCCCGGCGTTCGAGCAGCTGGCCGCCTCGCTCGAGAAGAAGTCACAGGAGTTCTCCTCGATCGTGAAGTCGGGCCGCACCCACCTGATGGACGCCACCCCGGTGACCCTGGGCCAAGAGTTCGGCGGCTACGCCGCTCAGGTGCGCTACGGCATCGAGCGTGTGCAGTCCTGCCTGCCGCGCGTGGCCGAGGTGCCGCTGGGCGGCACCGCCGTCGGCACCGGCATCAACACCCCGAAGGGCTTCTCGGCCCGCGTGATCGAGCTGCTGGCCGAGGAGACCGGCCTGCCCATCACCGAAGCCCGCGATCATTTCGAAGCCCAGGCGAACCGTGACGGCCTCGTCGAGGCTTCCGGCCAGCTGCGCAACATCGCCTACTCGCTGATGAAGATCAACAACGATCTGCGCTGGATGGGGTCCGGCCCGAACACCGGTCTCGGCGAGATCGCGATCCCGGACCTGCAGCCGGGGTCGTCGATCATGCCGGGCAAGGTCAACCCGGTGATCTGCGAGGCCGCGATCATGGTTTGCGCTCAGGTCATCGGCAACGACACCACCGTGTCCCTGTCCTCGACGAACGGGGCGTTCGAGCTCAACGTGGGCATCCCGGTGATGGCCGCCAACCTGCTCGAGTCGATCCGCCTGCTCGCCAACACCTCCCGGGTGATGGCCGAGAAGATGATCGACGGCCTGACCGCGAACGAGGAGCGTTGCTCGTTCCTGGCCGGCGCCTCCCCGTCGATCGTGACCCCCCTGAACAAGGTGATCGGCTACGAGGCCGCGGCGAAGATCGCCAAGCACTCCGTCGCCAACAAGATGACCGTGCGCGAGGCCGTGCTGAATCTCGGCTACGTCGAGCGCGGTGAGATCACCGAGGAGCAGCTGGACAAGGCCCTCGACACCATGTCGATGACCCACCCGGAGTGA
- a CDS encoding carbonic anhydrase, giving the protein MTDTATEQTPLTPGRALAILEEGNRRFVAGTPGHPNQGADRRSALTQGQNPIAVIFGCSDSRLAAEIIFDVGLGDMFVVRTAGQVIDDAVLGSLEYSVDVLNVPLVIVLGHDSCGAVTAAVESYATGQMPPGFVRSLVERIIPSVLAAKQNDVHDVNGTVAEHTDQTCDRLVASSRSLYRAVRDGRTAVVGLTYSLADGTAQRGRVIGDLEA; this is encoded by the coding sequence GTGACCGACACCGCCACCGAGCAGACCCCGCTGACCCCCGGCCGAGCCCTCGCGATTCTCGAGGAGGGAAACCGTCGCTTCGTCGCCGGCACGCCCGGACACCCGAACCAGGGTGCCGACCGACGCAGCGCACTGACCCAGGGGCAGAATCCGATCGCCGTGATCTTCGGCTGCTCCGACTCGCGTCTGGCCGCGGAGATCATCTTCGACGTCGGCCTGGGCGACATGTTCGTCGTGCGCACCGCGGGCCAGGTGATCGACGACGCCGTCCTCGGTTCCCTCGAGTACTCGGTGGACGTGCTGAACGTGCCGCTGGTCATCGTCCTCGGCCACGACTCGTGCGGTGCCGTCACGGCGGCCGTCGAGTCCTACGCCACGGGTCAGATGCCCCCGGGGTTCGTCCGCTCGCTCGTCGAGCGCATCATCCCGTCCGTGCTCGCGGCGAAGCAGAACGACGTGCACGATGTGAACGGCACCGTCGCCGAGCACACCGACCAGACCTGCGACCGCCTCGTCGCCAGCTCCCGTTCGCTGTACCGCGCGGTGCGCGACGGCCGCACCGCCGTCGTCGGACTGACCTACTCCCTCGCGGACGGCACGGCGCAGCGCGGCCGCGTGATCGGGGACCTCGAGGCGTGA
- a CDS encoding DUF4245 domain-containing protein, whose protein sequence is MLQVSSPGESLPPAPPPRLTPKQAKRASSSSVAMLLCVLATLGISAALMLLQPRPAEAPRQDRVDVAAEAETVRSGGGLDALAPAVPDKWDSSYARTRVTDGVPVWEAGWVVTDDVFAGLTQTDQSNPTWLSQETGNPVPGGEQSVGGVRWQPREAGHERHWVGEVDGDTVILTTTGDEDVLHELARAVTGP, encoded by the coding sequence ATGCTGCAGGTGAGTTCCCCCGGAGAGTCGCTTCCCCCCGCACCGCCACCGCGCCTGACCCCGAAGCAGGCCAAGCGCGCGAGCAGCTCGTCGGTGGCCATGCTGCTGTGCGTGCTGGCGACGTTGGGCATCTCCGCCGCGCTCATGCTGCTGCAGCCGCGCCCGGCTGAGGCCCCGCGCCAGGACCGCGTCGACGTCGCCGCCGAGGCGGAGACCGTCCGATCCGGCGGCGGCCTCGACGCCCTCGCGCCTGCGGTGCCCGACAAGTGGGACTCCAGCTACGCTCGCACGCGGGTGACGGACGGTGTCCCGGTGTGGGAGGCCGGCTGGGTGGTCACGGACGACGTGTTCGCCGGGCTCACCCAGACCGACCAGTCCAATCCCACCTGGCTGTCCCAGGAGACCGGGAATCCGGTCCCGGGCGGCGAGCAGAGCGTCGGCGGCGTGCGCTGGCAGCCACGCGAGGCCGGCCACGAGCGACATTGGGTGGGCGAGGTCGACGGGGACACCGTCATCCTCACCACCACCGGCGACGAGGACGTGCTGCATGAGTTGGCACGCGCCGTCACCGGCCCCTGA
- the glpX gene encoding class II fructose-bisphosphatase, whose translation MTTASSQNTGYENHVPDRNLAMELVRVTEAAAIAASPWVGYGDKNKADGAAVDAMRSFMDTVNMDGVVVIGEGEKDEAPMLFNGEKVGDGSGAAVDVAVDPIDGTRLTAMGYNNALSVFAVAERGTMFDPSAVFYMDKLVVGPEAAEFVDMRLPVKQNVTLVAKALDKPVSQVTVCVLDRPRHEGLVQQIREAGARVKFILDGDVAGAIAAARPGTGVDMMMGVGGTPEGIVTACAIKATGGVIQGRLAPTDDAEKQKALEAGLDLDAVLTTDELVTSDHCYFAATGITDGDLLRGVRYQDHRVHTQSIVLRSKSGTVRTVDAEHDVAKWSTWLEQAR comes from the coding sequence ATGACCACCGCGTCCTCGCAGAACACCGGGTACGAGAACCATGTGCCGGACCGCAACCTCGCCATGGAGCTGGTGCGCGTCACCGAAGCGGCCGCGATCGCCGCGAGCCCGTGGGTCGGGTACGGCGACAAGAACAAGGCCGACGGGGCGGCCGTGGACGCGATGCGCTCGTTCATGGACACCGTCAACATGGACGGCGTGGTGGTGATCGGCGAGGGCGAGAAGGACGAGGCGCCCATGCTGTTCAACGGCGAGAAGGTCGGCGACGGCTCCGGCGCCGCCGTGGACGTCGCCGTGGACCCCATCGACGGCACCCGTCTGACCGCGATGGGCTACAACAATGCGCTGTCCGTCTTCGCCGTCGCCGAGCGCGGCACCATGTTCGACCCCTCGGCCGTGTTCTACATGGACAAGCTCGTGGTCGGCCCCGAGGCCGCCGAGTTCGTGGACATGCGTCTGCCCGTCAAGCAGAACGTCACCCTGGTGGCCAAGGCTCTGGACAAGCCCGTCTCGCAGGTGACCGTCTGCGTGCTGGATCGCCCTCGCCACGAGGGCCTGGTCCAGCAGATCCGTGAGGCCGGCGCCCGGGTGAAGTTCATCCTCGACGGCGATGTGGCCGGCGCGATCGCCGCGGCCCGTCCGGGCACCGGCGTGGACATGATGATGGGCGTGGGCGGCACGCCCGAGGGCATCGTCACCGCGTGCGCCATCAAGGCCACCGGCGGCGTGATCCAGGGTCGTCTGGCCCCGACTGACGACGCCGAGAAGCAGAAGGCGCTCGAGGCGGGCCTGGACCTGGACGCGGTGCTCACAACCGATGAGCTCGTCACCTCGGACCACTGCTACTTCGCCGCGACCGGAATCACGGACGGTGATCTGTTGCGGGGCGTCCGCTACCAGGACCATCGCGTGCACACCCAGTCGATCGTGCTGCGCTCGAAGTCCGGAACCGTGCGTACGGTCGACGCCGAGCATGACGTCGCCAAGTGGTCGACGTGGCTGGAGCAGGCACGCTGA
- the manA gene encoding mannose-6-phosphate isomerase, class I, which yields MHVLDAPIRDYAWGSTDLLAELQGRTPTGRPEAEMWLGAHPGAPSLAEVDGRAIGLDELISADPDRHLGQAARFGRLPFLMKLLAAGEPLSIQAHPTLEQARAGFAAEEAAGVPRDATHRNYRDDNHKPEMIVALTPFAALCGFRRTEDSSATFERLSAHMREHADGEVTEAAAEVRRLHLLLAEADLAGAFEALLTPGSVFRRGGTAEVVSVIEALPDLEALEPELATALQISRVHPDDPGVLVALLLNRVDLVPGQAIHLPAGNVHAYLHGLGVEVMASSDNVLRGGLTAKHVDVPELEKVVAFEPLPVPYTNPEQVAEGHVLFRPPFEEFRLHQVSPDGRTVPVVEANGPAIAVATRSSVEVSCGDEAVVLGPGQAVFVSADETTGRPLRVRAAEDGHAMAHIATVG from the coding sequence ATGCACGTTCTCGACGCTCCCATCCGCGACTACGCCTGGGGTTCCACCGATCTGCTGGCCGAGCTGCAGGGGCGCACCCCCACGGGCCGCCCCGAGGCGGAGATGTGGCTGGGCGCCCACCCCGGCGCCCCGAGCCTCGCCGAGGTCGACGGTCGCGCGATCGGACTGGATGAGCTGATCTCCGCCGATCCCGACCGACACCTCGGCCAGGCCGCTCGCTTCGGCCGGCTGCCGTTCCTGATGAAGCTGCTCGCGGCCGGCGAGCCGCTGAGCATCCAGGCCCACCCGACGCTCGAGCAGGCCCGAGCGGGCTTCGCCGCCGAGGAGGCCGCCGGCGTGCCGCGCGACGCAACGCACCGCAACTACCGCGACGACAACCACAAGCCCGAGATGATCGTCGCGCTCACCCCGTTCGCCGCACTGTGCGGGTTCCGCCGGACCGAGGACTCGAGCGCGACCTTCGAGCGCTTGAGCGCACACATGCGCGAGCACGCCGACGGCGAGGTCACCGAGGCCGCCGCCGAGGTGCGGCGCCTGCACCTGCTGCTGGCGGAGGCGGACCTGGCCGGCGCGTTCGAGGCCCTGCTGACGCCGGGCTCGGTGTTCCGCCGCGGAGGCACGGCCGAGGTCGTCTCGGTGATCGAGGCCCTCCCGGACCTCGAAGCGCTCGAGCCCGAACTGGCCACGGCCCTGCAGATCTCGCGCGTCCATCCGGACGACCCTGGGGTGCTCGTCGCACTGCTGCTCAACCGCGTCGACCTCGTGCCCGGTCAGGCGATCCACCTGCCCGCCGGCAACGTGCACGCCTACCTGCACGGTCTGGGCGTCGAGGTCATGGCGTCCTCGGACAACGTGCTGCGCGGCGGGCTGACCGCCAAGCACGTCGATGTCCCCGAGCTGGAGAAGGTCGTGGCCTTCGAGCCGCTGCCGGTGCCCTACACGAACCCCGAGCAGGTCGCCGAGGGACACGTGCTGTTCCGCCCGCCCTTTGAGGAGTTCCGGCTCCACCAGGTCAGCCCCGACGGTCGGACCGTGCCGGTCGTCGAGGCGAACGGCCCGGCCATCGCCGTGGCCACGCGCTCCTCGGTCGAGGTGTCGTGCGGGGACGAAGCCGTCGTGCTCGGCCCCGGCCAGGCGGTGTTCGTCAGCGCCGACGAGACCACCGGCCGTCCCCTGCGCGTGCGCGCGGCAGAGGACGGGCACGCGATGGCCCACATCGCGACCGTCGGCTGA
- a CDS encoding LCP family protein, with translation MRLDRDPVRDPRSGSASERTRRAGILLLLTLLVPGGAQVVAGSRRLGRAALRVTLAVWVLVAVAAVLFVVARGTLLNLVTNPVVLTVLIAVLVVLALGWAFLWFDTFRLVRLHLLAPGAKKATVIATVLALVVSSGGLAYTAWLANSGRSAVSTIFGSGPAVEEVDGRYNFLVMGGDAGEGRAGLRPDSIHVASVDADTGSTVLFSIPRNFQNAQFSEDSPLWRAYPNGFDCGDECIINALYMDVMKNHQDLYPEAEDPGAEAMMDAAGGILGLEVTGYVLVDMDGFSKLIDSMGGVTITTGGWVTHRGQRPDGQWGNVWWEPGTHTFDGDDALAFARSRKFASDYSRIRRQQCMQQAMLDQFTPATVLTKFEGIMAAGEQIVETNLPQSQLGTFVDLAERSRGQQMERLTIGAPDFGTQAEKFSTYPDFDRIHTRVDELLAEDAAQAAGTGASPLPLLTVVAQDEEPIAEQDGVQEDDPDTWPAPPTEYQGQPITDELLMQLEDAGNEAALSEIAATNELCSSGG, from the coding sequence ATGAGGCTCGACCGCGACCCGGTCCGCGACCCCCGCTCGGGCAGCGCGTCCGAGCGCACCCGTCGCGCGGGCATCCTGCTGCTGCTGACCCTGCTGGTGCCCGGCGGCGCGCAGGTCGTGGCCGGCAGCCGACGGCTGGGTCGCGCGGCCCTGCGCGTCACTCTCGCGGTGTGGGTGCTTGTGGCCGTCGCCGCTGTGCTGTTCGTCGTCGCCCGGGGCACCCTGCTGAACCTGGTGACCAACCCGGTCGTGCTGACCGTGCTCATCGCCGTCCTGGTCGTTCTGGCGCTCGGCTGGGCGTTCCTGTGGTTCGACACGTTCCGCCTGGTGCGGCTACACCTGCTCGCCCCGGGGGCGAAGAAGGCCACGGTGATCGCGACCGTGCTGGCTCTCGTCGTCTCCAGCGGCGGGCTCGCCTACACCGCCTGGCTGGCGAACTCGGGCCGCTCCGCCGTGAGCACGATCTTCGGCTCGGGCCCCGCGGTGGAGGAGGTCGACGGGCGGTACAACTTCCTCGTCATGGGCGGCGACGCCGGCGAGGGCAGAGCGGGGCTGCGCCCCGACTCGATCCACGTCGCCTCCGTGGACGCCGACACCGGGTCGACCGTGCTGTTCTCGATCCCCCGCAATTTCCAGAACGCGCAGTTCAGCGAGGACTCCCCCCTGTGGCGGGCCTATCCGAACGGCTTCGACTGCGGCGACGAGTGCATCATCAACGCGCTCTACATGGACGTGATGAAGAACCACCAGGATCTCTACCCCGAGGCGGAGGACCCGGGCGCCGAGGCCATGATGGACGCCGCCGGCGGCATTCTCGGGCTCGAGGTCACCGGCTATGTGCTCGTGGACATGGACGGGTTCTCGAAGCTGATCGACTCGATGGGCGGGGTCACCATCACCACGGGCGGGTGGGTCACGCATCGCGGTCAGCGCCCCGACGGACAGTGGGGCAACGTGTGGTGGGAGCCGGGCACCCACACGTTCGACGGCGACGACGCCCTGGCCTTCGCTCGCTCGCGGAAGTTCGCCTCGGACTACTCGCGCATCCGCCGCCAGCAGTGCATGCAGCAGGCGATGCTGGACCAGTTCACCCCGGCGACCGTCCTGACGAAGTTCGAGGGCATCATGGCGGCCGGAGAGCAGATCGTGGAGACGAACCTGCCGCAGTCCCAGCTCGGCACCTTCGTCGACCTCGCCGAGCGCTCGCGCGGGCAGCAGATGGAGCGGCTCACCATCGGCGCCCCGGACTTCGGCACGCAGGCCGAGAAGTTCTCCACGTATCCCGACTTCGACCGCATCCACACCCGCGTCGACGAGCTGCTCGCCGAAGACGCGGCCCAGGCGGCCGGAACGGGCGCCTCGCCGCTGCCGCTGCTGACGGTCGTGGCGCAGGACGAGGAGCCGATCGCGGAGCAGGACGGGGTCCAGGAGGACGATCCCGACACATGGCCGGCTCCCCCGACCGAGTACCAGGGGCAGCCGATCACCGACGAGCTGCTCATGCAGCTCGAGGACGCCGGGAACGAGGCCGCGCTCAGCGAGATTGCCGCCACGAACGAACTGTGCTCCTCCGGCGGCTGA
- the purE gene encoding 5-(carboxyamino)imidazole ribonucleotide mutase, with translation MNPLAPDTRPLQQEPARVAVVMGSDSDWPVMQAAAEMLARFDIPVEVGVVSAHRMPQEMVEFGRRAHERGIRVIIAGAGGAAHLPGMLASLTPLPVIGVPVKLKSLDGLDSLLSIVQMPAGVPVATVSIDGAANAGLLAARILAAGEDEAAAALRDRLVEYSSDLNTQARTKGERLHERAGAEDAAASRA, from the coding sequence ATGAACCCGCTCGCTCCGGACACCCGACCGCTGCAGCAGGAGCCGGCCCGCGTGGCCGTCGTGATGGGCTCCGACTCCGACTGGCCCGTCATGCAGGCTGCGGCCGAGATGCTCGCGCGCTTTGACATCCCGGTCGAGGTCGGCGTCGTCTCCGCTCACCGCATGCCGCAGGAGATGGTCGAGTTCGGCCGTCGCGCTCACGAGCGCGGCATCCGGGTGATCATCGCCGGCGCGGGCGGCGCGGCTCACCTGCCCGGCATGCTCGCGTCCTTGACCCCGCTGCCGGTCATCGGCGTCCCCGTGAAGCTGAAGTCTCTCGACGGCCTGGACTCGCTGCTGTCGATCGTGCAGATGCCCGCGGGCGTGCCGGTGGCCACCGTGTCGATCGACGGCGCGGCCAACGCGGGCCTGCTGGCCGCTCGGATCCTCGCCGCCGGCGAGGACGAGGCGGCCGCCGCACTGCGCGACCGCCTGGTCGAGTACTCGAGCGATCTGAACACCCAGGCCCGGACCAAGGGCGAGCGCCTGCATGAGCGGGCCGGCGCCGAGGACGCGGCGGCGTCTCGGGCATGA
- a CDS encoding 5-(carboxyamino)imidazole ribonucleotide synthase, producing the protein MTFPRLGMIGGGQLARMTAAPADQLGVPFSVLAEASDASAAQVARHVVGDHTDLDDLRAFAQTVDVITFDHEHVPTAHLQALEAEGVAVRPGPAALRYAQDKLQMRAAVERLGLPNPAWSPVEDLEAVLAFGDAHGWPMILKTPRGGYDGKGVLKLDSADQARASATDGTLGTWLAAGISPLLAEAFVPFTRELSAQVARTPSGQVRAYPVVDSLQTDGVCDLVVAPAPDLPDELASAVAAAAVRIAESLGVVGMLAVEVFQTGEGAADFQINELAMRPHNSGHWSMDGAVTGQFEQHVRAVLDLPLGDTRPLGAHTVMKNLLGGRNQDLYSALPAALDAAPNAKIHTYGKDVKPGRKIGHVNVVAETPDDIAAAREAAERAGAILRDGSSD; encoded by the coding sequence GTGACTTTTCCTCGACTCGGAATGATCGGCGGCGGACAGCTCGCCCGGATGACGGCCGCCCCGGCGGACCAGCTGGGCGTGCCCTTCTCGGTGCTGGCGGAGGCCTCGGACGCCTCGGCCGCCCAGGTGGCGAGGCACGTCGTCGGCGACCACACGGACCTGGACGACCTGCGCGCATTCGCGCAGACGGTCGACGTGATCACCTTCGACCACGAGCACGTGCCCACCGCGCACCTGCAGGCCCTCGAGGCCGAGGGCGTGGCCGTGCGCCCCGGTCCGGCGGCATTGCGTTACGCCCAGGACAAACTGCAGATGCGCGCCGCCGTCGAACGCCTCGGCCTGCCGAACCCGGCGTGGTCCCCCGTGGAGGACCTCGAGGCCGTGCTCGCATTCGGGGACGCGCACGGCTGGCCGATGATCCTGAAAACCCCGCGCGGCGGCTACGACGGCAAGGGCGTGCTCAAGCTCGACTCGGCTGACCAGGCCCGCGCCTCCGCGACCGACGGTACGCTCGGCACCTGGCTGGCCGCGGGCATCTCGCCGCTGCTGGCCGAGGCGTTCGTCCCGTTCACGCGCGAGCTCTCAGCCCAGGTCGCCCGCACGCCCTCCGGCCAGGTGCGGGCCTATCCCGTGGTCGACTCCCTGCAGACCGACGGCGTGTGCGACCTCGTCGTGGCCCCGGCCCCCGACCTGCCTGACGAGCTCGCCTCCGCCGTCGCCGCCGCGGCGGTCAGGATCGCCGAGTCGCTCGGCGTCGTCGGCATGCTCGCGGTCGAGGTCTTCCAGACGGGCGAGGGTGCGGCGGACTTCCAGATCAACGAGCTGGCGATGCGTCCGCACAACTCGGGCCACTGGTCCATGGACGGAGCCGTGACCGGTCAGTTCGAGCAGCATGTGCGCGCCGTGCTGGACCTCCCGCTCGGCGACACCCGACCGCTGGGGGCGCACACCGTCATGAAGAACCTGCTCGGCGGCCGGAACCAGGACCTGTACTCGGCTCTGCCTGCCGCTCTCGACGCCGCCCCGAACGCGAAGATCCACACCTATGGCAAGGACGTCAAGCCCGGACGCAAGATCGGCCACGTGAACGTCGTGGCGGAGACCCCCGACGACATCGCGGCGGCACGCGAGGCCGCCGAGCGCGCCGGCGCAATCCTGCGCGACGGCTCCTCGGACTGA